The genomic window CGTGCCCAGCCTCAACATCGAGTCGTCCTATGGTCGTGCCTTCCCGCGCTTCTATATCCGCGGCCTGGGCAACACCGATTTCGACCTCAATGCCTCGCAGCCGGTATCGCTGGTGTACGACGACGTGGTGCAGGAAAGCCCGCTGCTGAAGGGCTTCCCGCTGTTCGACCTGGCCGGCGTGGAAGTGCTGCGCGGTCCGCAGGGCACCCTGTTCGGCCGCAACACCCCGGCCGGCGTGGTCAAGTTCGATTCGGCGCGTCCGTCGCAGGATGCCGATGGCTACGTGCGCGTGGGCTACGGCCGCTACAACAGCTGGAATGTGCAGGGCGCCTACGGCGGCCCGCTGACCGACCGCTGGTCCGCGCGCGTGTCGGCGATCTACCAGCGCCGCGACGACTGGGTCGACAACACCCACGCCGGCGCCCCCAACAGCGGGTTTGAAGGCTACGACGAAGCGGCCGGCCGCGTGCAGTTCCTGTACGAAGGCGATGATTTCGAAGCACTGTTCAATCTGCACAAGCGCAAGCTCAACGGCACCGCGCGCCTGTTCCGCGCCAACATCATCGAGAAGGGTGGCAACGCGCTGGTCGAGAACTTCGACCGCGACAAGGTCGCCAACGACGGCGTCAACTTCTCCGACCTGGAAACCTGGGGCGGCAGCGCGCGCCTGCAGTGGAACCTGGGTTCGGTGACCCTGCACTCGATCACCGGCTACGAAACCGCCGAATCGCTCAACCGTGGCGACATCGACGGGGGCTACGGCGCCGCTTTCCTCGGCGCCGGCAACTCCGGCCCGGGCCTGATCCCGTTCCCGTCCGAGTCGGCCGACGGCCTGCCGGACCACCGCCAGTGGACCCAGGAATTCCGCGTGGAATCCAACGAATGGGGCCGCTTCGACTGGCAGGCCGGCGTCTTCTACTTCGATGAAGACGTGACCATCAACAACTTCAACTACGACTCGCTCACCCCGGGCAACCCGCAGACCGGCCACGTGGTGCAGCAGCAGCGCAACAAGGCATGGGCGGTGTTCGCCTCCGGTGACTTCGACGTCACCGACCGCTTCAAGCTGCGTGGCGGCGTGCGCTACACGCAGGACAAGAAGGACTTCAGCGCCAGCGTGCTGCAGCAGACCCCGGGCGGTACGCCGGTCAGCGGCCCGTACCTGGCCAACACCGATGTCAACGACGTCAGCTGGGATGTCAGCGGCGTGTACAAGCTGACCGACAACGTCAATGCCTACGCCCGCGTGGCCAAGGGCTTCCGCGCGCCGTCGATCCAGGGCCGCCTGGCGTTCGCGCCGGGCCTGTCGCAGGCCGATTCGGAGAAGGTGATCTCCTACGAAGCCGGCATCAAGGCCGACCTGTTCGACCGCCGCGCGCGCCTGGGCTTCAGCGTGTTCCGCTACGATGTGGACGGCCAGCAGCTGATCGCCGTCGGTGGCGGCAACAACACGGCGACCCTGCTCAACGCCGACAAGACCATCGGCCAGGGCGTCGAGCTGGACCTGGAGGCCTACCTGGCCGACAACGTGCTGCTGACCTTCGGCAGCAGCTACAACGACACCGAGATCAAGGACAAGGACCTGGCGGTGGCGATCTGTGGCGGCGGCTGCACCATCAACGACCCGACCACGATCATCAACGGCGGCACCTACGCGCTGGTCAACGGCAACCCGTTGCCGCAGGCGCCGAAGTGGATCCACAACGCCACCCTGCGCGTCGGCTTCCCGCTCAGCGACGGCAGCGAGCTGTACGCCTACACCGACTGGGCCTACCGCAGCGCGGTCAACTTCTTCATCTACGAGTCGCCGGAATTCCGCGGCCGCAGTTCGCTGGAAGGGGGCCTGCGCCTGGGCTACAACTGGGAGTACGGCCAGTACGACGTGGCCGTGTTCGGCCGCAACCTGACCAACCAGACCCGCGTGGTCGGTGCGATCGACTTCAACAACCTGACCGGCTTCCTCAACGAGCCGCGTACCTGGGGCGTGGAGTTCACCGCGAAGTTCTGATGCGGTTGATCGCGTGATGCAATGAAGAAGGGCCGGCGCAATGCCGGCCCTTCTGCGTTCTGCACCCCGCCGGGGGCCTCCGCCGGGCATGGCCCGGCGCTACCGAAGGCGGCCCGCCGGGCCATGCCCGGCGAGCGCAGCGGCGGTGGCTTACAGCGCGCTCTGCGGGCGCACCTTCAGCACCGCGTTCTCGGTGGCGCAGTCGCGGCTGGAATGCAGGCCGGCCCTGCGCGCCGCTTCGATCTCCCTGCGAGCGGCCAGCAGATCCGTGTTGAACGCCGCGTTGCCATGCAGGCGGGCCACGGCGGCGGCTCCCATGAAACGCCCTTCCAGGATGTCGCTCTGCCAGTGCACGTTGCACACCAGGCGGCTCTCGCCGTAGTTGCGGCCGCGGGCCTGGATCGCATCGGCGCGGTCCGGCGCGATCTCGGACAGGATCAGGGCCCAGGCCCAGCCGATCGAGGTGTGGCCGGACGGGTAGGAACCGTTCCTGCGCAGGCCGTCCTCGTCCTTCGGCGAGCAGGTCGGTTCACCGTTGACCATGAACGGGCGCGGGCGCTGGTAGTGGTTCTTGGCCGCCTTGGTGGCGGCGCTGGCGTCGATCCGGCTGCGCTCGAGCAGGCGGTACAGCGCCGGGGTCTTCACCGCATCGACGTCGATGTCGGCGGCGCAGGAGAAGTGGTTGGCGCCTTCGGGGAAACCGAGTTCGGCATCGACGCCGGCCTGCGCGAAGCGCGGGCTGCCACGCAGTGCGCGGGCTTCACGGCTGACCTGCTCGTCCAGCGCGAGGGCGGCCGAACCGGCCACCGGCGGTGCCGGCACCAGGTCGAGGCTGGCCGGCACCGCGCTCTTGTCCAGATAGCCCACCGCCTTGGTGGTGACGTTGGCTTCGACAGCGGTCGGCTTGGCGGCGGTGGCAGCACAACCGGCCAGCACCGCAATGACGGCCAGGCCGAGCAGCGGGCGGGCAGGGTGGGAAATCAGCGACATGGGCAGGCTCCGGGCAGAAAACGATCGCGCCATGATCGCAGCCCCCATACGACACCGCAGTGGCTATCGGTCATACGGCCAGACCCGGCATGGTCCTCACATGAGATGAAAAACGTCATCGAGTGACGTCAGTCTCCTGAATCCGGGCGCAGCGCACGGACTTTCACGGGGCTGCGCCGCGAGCATCAGTTCCAGCCGGGCCGGGGGGATCCGCTGAGAAGGGAGAGACGCGATGCGCAGCACCGCAACAGGAAGTACCGTCCTGGCCCTGTTCCTTGGGCTTGCAGCAGCACCGGCGCCAGCCGCCGACGTGGTCGGGGTCGCCTTCGTGCACGGCACCGGCGCGCAGACCAATGCCACCCAGGACTACTGGCAGCCGGCGATCATCGACACCGTGCGCCAGGGACTGCCGAACAGCAGCAACTACGTGGTCATCAACTGCGATTTCACCCAGTACATGTGGAAGCCGGAAGCTGCCGGCTGCCTGGCCAACCAGCTGACCGCCTTCATCGACGGCCGTGGCATCACCCAGCTGGTGGTGATCACCCACTCCAACGGCGGCAACGTGATGCGCTGGATCCTGTCCAACCCGACCTACGACAGCCGCTATCCGAAGATCATCCGCACCGTGCGCAAGGTCAATGCGCTGGCGCCGTCCTCGGCCGGCACGCCCCTGGCCGATGCGGTGCTCAACGGCAACACCTTCGAGACCTCGCTGGGCTGGCTGCTTGGCTACAAGAACGATGCCGTGCGGCAGCAGCAGGTGGCGAGCATGGCCACCTACAACGCGCAGAACCTGTACGGCACGGCAGGCCGCCCGGCGCTGCCCAAGCCGTTCCGTGCAATGGTCGGCAGCGATGTTGAATCGGCGGTGTGGGACAGCAACAGCTACTGCGGGGGGTACGCCGCCAATGTCGGCCTGGAGTTCACCCAGAACTGGCTGTCCTCGTGCTCGGACGGCTTCCTGGAATGCAGCAGCCAGAAGGCGGCAGGCACTATCTGGTTCACCGACAAGGCGCGTACCCAGGGCGCCGAACCGCTCAGCCACAACCAGAGCCGCCGCGAGTGCTTCGGCCTCGGCACCCTGCTGCGCAACGACCTGACCCAGTGAGGGAGACGACCATGATGATCCATTCCACCCTGCTGGCCAGTGCCGTGCTGGCCGCGTTGTCCCTTTCTGCAGCGCAGGCCGCGCAGCCGTTGCAGGCCGCCCGCGCGGGCGATCAGGTGCCGGCCGCGCTGGTGGCCGCGCCGCTGCCCGCCGATGAGAGCGAGCACGCGCCGCTGGCCTTTGCCTGGGCGCTGGACCCGGCACAACCACTGCAGCCGGCTACGCCGTATGCGTCGGTCAGCCGCAGCTACTGGCAGCAGGTCGATGGCACCCAGCTGCAACGCGGCCTGGAGCTGCCGCTGACGGCGCCCGATGCCGTGATCCAGCTGAGCCCGGCCGAAGGTGCCCGCGTGCTGCCGGCCAACACCCTGAAGGTGCGCGACCCGGCCGGGCGCAGCAGCGTTGCACGCAGCGTGGATGCCCGCCAGCTGCAGGACG from Stenotrophomonas sp. 704A1 includes these protein-coding regions:
- a CDS encoding TonB-dependent receptor, yielding MSPTRTSRGRLPVARPLVVALSALLPLAAAAQETPAAKDPVALDALQVTAQRRVENAKDVPVAISAIQGEKLDVLGSAGDDIRFLAARVPSLNIESSYGRAFPRFYIRGLGNTDFDLNASQPVSLVYDDVVQESPLLKGFPLFDLAGVEVLRGPQGTLFGRNTPAGVVKFDSARPSQDADGYVRVGYGRYNSWNVQGAYGGPLTDRWSARVSAIYQRRDDWVDNTHAGAPNSGFEGYDEAAGRVQFLYEGDDFEALFNLHKRKLNGTARLFRANIIEKGGNALVENFDRDKVANDGVNFSDLETWGGSARLQWNLGSVTLHSITGYETAESLNRGDIDGGYGAAFLGAGNSGPGLIPFPSESADGLPDHRQWTQEFRVESNEWGRFDWQAGVFYFDEDVTINNFNYDSLTPGNPQTGHVVQQQRNKAWAVFASGDFDVTDRFKLRGGVRYTQDKKDFSASVLQQTPGGTPVSGPYLANTDVNDVSWDVSGVYKLTDNVNAYARVAKGFRAPSIQGRLAFAPGLSQADSEKVISYEAGIKADLFDRRARLGFSVFRYDVDGQQLIAVGGGNNTATLLNADKTIGQGVELDLEAYLADNVLLTFGSSYNDTEIKDKDLAVAICGGGCTINDPTTIINGGTYALVNGNPLPQAPKWIHNATLRVGFPLSDGSELYAYTDWAYRSAVNFFIYESPEFRGRSSLEGGLRLGYNWEYGQYDVAVFGRNLTNQTRVVGAIDFNNLTGFLNEPRTWGVEFTAKF
- a CDS encoding acid phosphatase, giving the protein MSLISHPARPLLGLAVIAVLAGCAATAAKPTAVEANVTTKAVGYLDKSAVPASLDLVPAPPVAGSAALALDEQVSREARALRGSPRFAQAGVDAELGFPEGANHFSCAADIDVDAVKTPALYRLLERSRIDASAATKAAKNHYQRPRPFMVNGEPTCSPKDEDGLRRNGSYPSGHTSIGWAWALILSEIAPDRADAIQARGRNYGESRLVCNVHWQSDILEGRFMGAAAVARLHGNAAFNTDLLAARREIEAARRAGLHSSRDCATENAVLKVRPQSAL